From Carassius auratus strain Wakin chromosome 10, ASM336829v1, whole genome shotgun sequence, a single genomic window includes:
- the myo18aa gene encoding unconventional myosin-XVIIIa isoform X6, whose protein sequence is MFHLIKKDKDKEKDGTKKEKKEKKEKKERMSQAELKSLEEMSARRGFFHIHRSSSKREAKGKLEISSPIPIKVVRNTELSLTDGDLSKLYTQGTITPAGSSDDIKMVQDIRQSSIKEQMVKYDSMTKQNSPVEQILKRFSFSMKSKDESPSGSTAPSGQNSTTPSPQVEVKVFNPPPLYIPYHPTSPAKSIQVPEIVDRTFPADLSLPAVAPPQIPAPRELEIQRRNTGDFGFSLRRTTMVDQRPDGSLYRKVVHFAEPGARNKDLTLGLVPGDRLVEINGRNVESKSRDEIVEMIRQSGDTVRLKVQPIVELSELSRCWLRNTRGPYHDVYEAKAAEDPVAILQAAHEAASLTKVKTEKQLAAEKAWYNTEKVWLVHKDGFSLATQLKTEMGSLPEGKVKIRLEHDGTVLEVDEDDVEKANPLSYDRVEDLSSLLYLNESSILHSLRQRYGGNLIHTYAGPNLLVVNPLNTPALYSEKVMQMFKGCRREETAPHIFAIAQSAYHQLLTTRQDQTIVLLGKSGSGKTTNCQHLLQYLVTIAAGSGKVYSAEKWQAVYTVLEAFGNCTTAMNVNASRFSHIVSLDFDQAGQVASASVQTMLLEKFRVTRRPEADTSFNVFYYLMAGADAALKTELHFNHFAGNSAFGLLPHSKPEDKQRAAQQFTKLQAAMKVLGISAEEQKTVWLILGAIYHLGAAGATKETDAAGRKQFARHEWAQKAAYLLGCTLEELSSGIFKTQGKGTLPRSSSVRQSTDDTDSSVSKATAAECLEFMASGLYSELFTLIISLINRALKSSQHSLCSLLIVDTPGFQNPRQVKNQRGATFEELCHNYAQERLQTLFQERTFVRELERYKEENIEITLDDLEPSPSRSVAVVDQSSSQTLVRTLSRTDEARGLFWLMEEEVVQPGGSEDTLLQRLFSYYGPAEGESTGHTVVLKSENTHHFLLGHSHGTDWVEYDTHGWLNLARLNPTPQNAANLLQNSQKKSISGMFVGRSSSVAVLSGSIAGLEGVSQLAMRRATGMRKTFTTGMAAVKKKSLCLQIKLQVDALLDTVRRSRVHFVHCLLPRAEVMRATGSPEESCDPGLMQIDVALLRAQIRGFKLLDSLRIYRQGYPDHMVFSEFRRRFDVLAPHLTKKLGRNYIVKDEKRAVEELLESLELEKSSYHMGLSRVFFRAGTVAKLEGQRDEHTRQNITLFQAACRGFLSRQAFKKRKIQDLAIRCVQKNIKKNRGVKDWPWWKLFTTVRPLVEVQLTEEQIRGKDEEIMHLKLKLEKVEKERNELRLTSDRLESRITELTAELSDERNTAESTSQVLETETSERLRLEKDMKDMQVKFDDVKKQMESMEMEIMETRLLQASEFNGEMDNDGDDSGGEWRLKYERAIRDTEFTKKKLQQEMDDKVETEQQNKRHLERKLTDLQADHEESQRSVQQLKKKCQRLAAELQDTKLHLENQEGRNHELERKQRKFDVEKNQFHEELQKERNQREKLGRERDMLTGELFTIRQQLQEKDTELCTVSLKVEQLESELQDLSSQESKEEASLAKVKKQLRDLEAKVKDQEEELDEQAGTIQMLEQAKLRLEMEMERLKQTHSKELDSKDEDVEDIRLSCSKKLKQMEVQLEEEYEDKQRVLREKRDLESKLMMAQEQVGQRDVETEKRLRKDLKRTKVLLADAQMMLDHLKSNVPSKREIVALKNKLEESEFACAAAVKARKSMELEIEDLHIQMDDITKAKMALEEQISRLQREKNDLQSRFEEDQEDMNELMKKHKAAVAQSTRDLAQISDLQAQVEEAMKEKQEIQDKLHSLQSQLEFQEQSMVEKSLVSRQEAKIRELETKLEYERTQTKRLESLVTRLKENLEKMTEERDQRIGSENREKDQNKRMQRQIRDIKEEMTELSKKEAEASRKKHELEMDIESLEAANQSLQADLKLAFKRIGDLQAAMEDEMETDDDDDLINSGDESDMDSEVEDRVDGVKSLLSKSKGSAKTLSDEGPQKTTRYTNAANADVKDIKEGKEGKEGKEEVKKDSDESRSVSVMSSLSYRKRSHQKDWNGGAGDDSSLFSALREQPDMPDRLSLRKAKSKSTDRPQTGDDLDDRGSVISQAYSEAASRARKGLDRRWTKSSPEFDKESMVSSLAPSRASTRRGIDQDDDAQSGVSSFSLRRSTSWMDDSRSDYGPTSTSMSRRSRSRSPGSTSVGSRISLARSTRLSEFGVRLNNDGVDDDDDVDSVSVAAYSPRSVGRSLSTPAQLRSSENPLDTSDVKPVSHRNYLDPELEKAINEVLSFKPIKFKRRSLEDSGEEEEGGGDPGEEEDRKSVKSLLQDKDDEGLGLSGSSMRRSTSGSAVDSGRSGSSMSSFSSKSSKKKNKKKSRRSESDSSSNEGHTRRHSRQKEKRRSKSSRKKESGSSKSESDSESSSSSSASTVSYRSSNSVKRNPGQKDSDGGLESPDEERPPSKKEIKKQKKKVDNLVMKYLYKPDSD, encoded by the exons ATGTTCCACTTGATCAAGAAAGATAAAGACAAAGAGAAGGATGgaacaaaaaaagagaagaaggagaagaaagagaaaaaagagcgAATGTCTCAAGCCGAGCTGAAGAGCCTAGAGGAAATGAGCGCGAGGAGAGGTTTCTTTCATATTCATCGAAGCAGCTCTAAACGGGAGGCCAAAGGAAAATTGGAGATTTCCAGCCCTATTCCCATCAAGGTGGTCCGAAACACAGAGCTCAGCCTGACAGACGGGGACCTTAGCAAACTCTATACTCAGGGTACCATAACACCTGCGGGCTCCAGTGATGACATTAAGATGGTCCAAGACATCCGCCAGTCATCCATCAAAGAACAGATGGTCAAATACGACTCCATGACGAAGCAGAATTCCCCAGTCGAACAAATCTTGAAGCGGTTTTCTTTCTCAATGAAGAGCAAAGATGAAAGCCCTTCAGGGTCAACTGCACCATCAGGGCAGAACTCCACCACTCCCTCACCTCAGGTAGAGGTCAAGGTGTTCAATCCCCCACCTCTATATATACCTTACCATCCCACCAGCCCTGCAAAGAGCATCCAAGTTCCAGAGATAGTGGACCGAACGTTCCCAGCAGACTTGTCCTTGCCTGCTGTAGCGCCTCCTCAAATTCCTGCACCAAGAGAGTTGGAAATTCAGCGCCGCAACACGGGCGATTTCGGCTTTTCCCTTCGTCGTACCACCATGGTGGATCAGCGGCCCGACGGGTCGCTCTACCGAAAGGTGGTCCACTTTGCCGAGCCTGGCGCTAGGAATAAGGACCTGACTCTGGGGCTGGTGCCAGGCGACCGTCTGGTAGAGATCAACGGGAGGAACGTGGAAAGTAAAAGCAGGGATGAGATCGTGGAGATGATCAGGCAGTCTGGAGACACAGTACGTCTGAAGGTGCAGCCCATCGTGGAGTTGAGCGAGTTGAGCCGCTGTTGGTTGAGGAACACCAGAGGCCCGTACCACGATGTTTACGAG GCCAAGGCAGCTGAAGATCCCGTGGCTATCCTGCAGGCTGCACATGAAGCTGCCAGTCTGACTAAG GTGAAGACGGAGAAGCAGCTTGCTGCAGAGAAGGCCTGGTATAACACTGAGAAAGTCTGGCTTGTCCATAAAGATGGCTTCTCTTTGG CTACACAGCTCAAGACAGAGATGGGTTCTCTCCCAGAGGGGAAAGTGAAGATCAGATTGGAGCACGATGGAACAGTACTGGAAGTGGACGAGGATGATGTGGAGAAG GCGAATCCTCTATCATATGATCGGGTGGAGgatctctcctctcttctgtaCCTCAACGAGTCCAGCATCCTTCACAGCCTTCGTCAGCGCTATGGTGGAAACCTCATTCACACCTACGCTGGGCCAAATCTTCTGGTGGTCAATCCTCTCAACACCCCTGCCTTGTACTCAGAGAAG GTGATGCAGATGTTTAAGGGCTGCCGGAGGGAGGAAACAGCTCCTCACATTTTCGCTATTGCTCAGTCggcatatcatcagctgctaaccACACGTCAGGATCAGACCATCGTGCTTCTGGGCAAGAGTGGCAGCGGAAAGACGACTAACTGCCAGCACCTGCTACAGTACCTGGTCACCATTGCAGCCGGAAGTGGAAAGGTGTACTCAG CTGAGAAATGGCAGGCGGTCTACACGGTTCTGGAGGCGTTCGGGAACTGCACCACAGCTATGAATGTGAATGCCAGTCGCTTCTCACACATCGTCTCTCTTGACTTCGACCAGGCAGGACAGGTGGCCTCTGCCTCTGTTCAG ACCATGTTGTTGGAGAAGTTCAGAGTGACCAGACGACCAGAAGCAGATACAAGCTTCAATGTGTTTTACTATCTGATGGCTGGAGCGGATGCAGCTCTAAA GACTGAACTTCATTTTAATCACTTTGCTGGCAACAGCGCATTCGGGCTCCTCCCTCACTCGAAG CCCGAGGACAAGCAGAGAGCCGCTCAGCAGTTCACTAAGCTACAGGCAGCCATGAAGGTCCTGGGCATCTCTGCTGAAGAACAGAAAACCGTGTGGCTGATATTAGGGGCCATATACCACCTCGGTGCCGCTGGGGCCACCAAAG AAACCGATGCAG CGGGCCGAAAGCAGTTTGCCAGGCACGAGTGGGCACAAAAAGCAGCGTATCTCCTGGGCTGCACACTGGAAGAGCTGTCTTCTGGCATCTTTAAAACGCAAGGCAAGGGCACACTTCCACGCTCCTCAAGTGTCCGGCAGAGTACGGATGATACGGATAGCTCAG tgtctaAAGCAACAGCAGCTGAGTGTTTGGAGTTCATGGCGTCTGGTTTATACTCTGAGCTTTTCACACTCATTATCTCTCTCATTAACAG AGCGCTGAAGTCCAGTCAGCATTCTCTCTGTTCTCTGCTGATTGTGGACACACCAGGGTTCCAGAACCCTCGTCAGGTGAAGAACCAGCGCGGCGCCACGTTTGAGGAGCTCTGCCATAATTACGCTCAGGAACGTCTGCAGACCCTGTTCCAGGAGCGAACATTCGTACGGGAACTGGAGCGTTATAAAGAG GAGAACATTGAGATCACATTGGATGACTTGGAGCCCAGCCCTTCTCGCTCGGTAGCTGTGGTTGATCAGTCCTCCAGTCAGACCCTG GTACGTACTCTGTCCCGGACAGATGAGGCCAGAGGTCTGTTCTGGCTGATGGAGGAGGAGGTTGTGCAGCCGGGAGGGTCCGAGGACACACTCCTGCAGCGACTCTTCAGTTACTATGGCCCTGCAGAGGGAGAGAGCACAG gtcACACAGTGGTGCTAAAAAGTGAAAACACACATCACTTCCTGCTGGGCCACAGTCACGGGACAGACTGGGTGGAATATGACACACATGGATGGCTGAACCTAGCCAGGCTAAATCCCACCCCCCAGAATGCAGCCAATCTGCTGCAGAACTCCCAGAA GAAGAGCATCAGCGGGATGTTTGTGGGCCGCTCCAGCAGTGTTGCGGTTCTGAGCGGTTCCATCGCTGGGCTGGAGGGCGTCTCTCAGCTCGCCATGCGTCGGGCCACTGGTATGAGGAAGACCTTCACCACAGGCATGGCAGCCGTCAAAAAGAAGTCCCTCTGTCTTCAGATTAAACTCCAAGTG GATGCACTGTTGGACACTGTGCGCAGATCCAGGGTTCACTTTGTCCACTGTCTATTACCCCGAGCGGAGGTTATGAGGGCAACAGGGTCCCCAGAGGAGAGCTGTGACCCTGGACTCATGCAGATAGATGTGGCTTTGCTCAGGGCCCAAATCCGTGGCTTCAAGTTGCTGGACAGCTTGAGGATTTACAGACAAG GTTACCCTGACCACATGGTCTTCTCTGAGTTCAGAAGACGCTTTGACGTTTTGGCCCCTCATCTGACCAAGAAACTGGGCCGGAACTACATCGTGAAGGACGAGAAACGA GCAGTAGAGGAGCTTTTGGAGTCTTTGGAACTGGAGAAGAGCAGCTATCACATGGGCCTCAGCAGg gTGTTCTTCAGGGCTGGAACGGTGGCTAAACTAGAGGGACAGAGGGATGAACACACCAGACAGAACATCACGCTGTTCCAGGCCGCCTGCAGAGGCTTTTTGTCTCGACAGGCCTTCAAAAAGAGAAAG atcCAGGATTTGGCCATCCGTTGTGTCCAGAAGAACATTAAGAAGAATCGGGGTGTGAAGGACTGGCCCTGGTGGAAGCTCTTCACCACAGTACGACCTCTAGTAGAGGTTCAGCTCACCGAAGAACAGATTCGCGGAAAAGAC GAGGAGATCATGCATCTGAAGTTGAAGCTGGAGAAGGTGGAGAAGGAAAGAAATGAGCTACGGCTGACCTCGGATCGTCTGGAGAGCAGA ATCACAGAGCTGACGGCAGAGCTTTCTGATGAGAGAAACACTGCGGAGTCGACGTCCCAGGTGCTGGAGACAGAAACAAGCGAGAGATTGCGTTTGGAGAAGGACATGAAGGACATGCAG gTGAAGTTTGACGATGTGAAGAAACAGATGGAGTCCATGGAGATGGAGATCATGGAGACCAGACTCCTCCAAGCATCAGAATTCAATGGCGAGATGGACAATGATGGCGATGATTctg GAGGTGAATGGAGACTGAAATATGAACGCGCCATCAGAGACACAGAATTCACAAAGAAAAAACTCCAGCAGGAGATGGATGACAAGGTGgagacagaacaacagaacaaGAGACACTTGGAGAGAAAA TTAACGGACTTGCAGGCTGACCACGAGGAGTCCCAGCGATCAGTCCAGCAGCTGAAGAAGAAATGTCAGCGGCTGGCAGCTGAGCTCCAAGACACCAAACTGCACTTGGAAAATCAAGAGGGACGCAACCATGAGCTGGAGAGAAAGCAGAGGAA GTTTGATGTGGAGAAGAACCAGTTTCACGAGGAACTACAGAAGGAGAGAAACCAGCGGGAGAAACTgggcagagagagagatatgCTAACTGGCGAGTTGTTTACAATCAGACAACAGCTACAG GAGAAGGACACAGAGCTGTGTACAGTCAGTCTGAAGGTAGAGCAGCTGGAATCCGAGCTGCAGGATCTCTCTTCTCAGGAGTCAAAAGAAGAGGCATCACTTGCAAAGGTTAAGAAACAACTGCGGGATCTGGAAGCAAAGGTCAAAGATCAAGAGGAGGAGCTTGATGAACAGGCTGGAACCATTCAGATGCTGGAACAG GCTAAACTCCGTTTGGAAATGGAGATGGAACGATTGAAACAAACGCACTCTAAAGAGCTGGACAGTAAAGATGAGGATGTGGAGGACATCAGACTGTCCTGCAGTAAGAAG cTGAAGCAAATGGAAGTGCAGTTAGAAGAGGAATATGAAGATAAACAGAGAGTTCTGAGAGAAAAGAGAGACCTGGAGTCCAAACTGATGATGGCACAGGAACAG GTTGGTCAGAGGGATGTAGAGACAGAGAAACGTCTCAGGAAGGATCTGAAGCGCACAAAGGTTCTTCTGGCTGATGCACAGATGATGCTGGACCACCTAAAGAGTAATGTGCCCAGCAAAAGAGAGATCGTCGCACTCAAAAATAAG TTGGAGGAGTCAGAGTTTGCCTGTGCAGCCGCAGTTAAAGCACGCAAGTCTATGGAGCTGGAAATTGAAGATCTTCATATACAGATGGACGATATCACCAAAGCAAAGATGGCT CTGGAGGAGCAGATAAGTCGTCTGCAGAGAGAGAAGAACGACCTGCAGTCTCGCTTTGAGGAGGATCAGGAGGACATGAATGAACTCATGAAGAAACACAAAGCTGCTGTGGCTCAG TCTACAAGAGATCTGGCACAAATCAGTGACCTACAGGCCCAGGTGGAGGAGGCcatgaaagaaaaacaagagaTCCAGGACaag cTTCACTCCCTGCAGTCACAGCTTGAATTTCAGGAACAGTCTATGGTGGAGAAATCGCTGGTCAGCCGTCAGGAAGCCAAAATCCGTGAACTGGAGACCAAACTCGAATATGAGCGGACCCAGACCAAACGTCTGGAG TCTCTTGTCACACGGCTGAAGGAAAACCTGGAGAAGATGACTGAGGAACGAGACCAGCGTATTGGCAGTGAAAACCGGGAGAAGGATCAGAACAAGCGAATGCAACGGCAGATCCGAGACATAAAGGAAGAGATGACTGAACTGTCTAAGAAAGAGGCAGAAGCCAGTCGCAAAAAACACGAGCTG GAAATGGATATTGAAAGTCTGgaagcagccaatcagagcttaCAAGCAGATTTGAAGTTGGCCTTTAAGCGGATTGGGGACCTGCAGGCTGCTATGGAGGATGAAATGGAGacggatgatgatgatgacctcATCAACAG TGGCGATGAATCGGATATGGACTCTGAGGTGGAGGACCGCGTAGATGGGGTGAAGTCATTGCTCTCCAAGAGTAAAGGATCTGCCAAGACACTCTCGGATGAGGGTCCCCAGAAGACCACCAG ATACACCAATGCTGCTAATGCAGATGTGAAAGATATAAAAGAAGGGAAAGAGGGAAAAGAGGGGAAGGAGGAAGTAAAAAAAGATTCAGACGAGAGCCGTTCAGTGTCTGTGATGAGCTCGCTCAGCTACAGGAAACGTTCCCACCAGAAGGACTGGAACGGAGGAGCAGGGGATGACAGCTCCCTCTTCAGTGCCCTTCGGGAGCAGCCGGACATGCCTGATAGATTGTCGTTGCGCAAAGCTAAAAGCAAATCTACAGACAGGCCTCAGACTGGTGATGACCTGGATGACCGGGGTTCAGTGATATCCCAGGCTTACTCTGAGGCTGCCAGTAGGGCCAGGAAAGGTCTAGATCGTCGCTGGACCAAAAGCAGTCCAGAATTTGACAAAGAGTCTATGGTGTCCTCACTTGCCCCGAGCCGTGCTTCCACACGGCGTGGGATAGACCAAGATGATGATGCTCAGTCCGGTGTGAGCAGCTTCAGCTTGCGACGTAGTACTTCTTGGATGGATGACAGTCGCAGTGATTACGGGCCAACAAGTACCAGTATGAGTCGACGATCTAGAAGCCGAAGTCCTGGAAGCACCAGCGTCGGCTCACGAATTTCCCTGGCCCGCAGCACCCGACTTAGCGAGTTTGGAGTTCGTTTGAATAATGatggtgttgatgatgatgacgatgttGACTCTGTGAGTGTGGCCGCATACAGTCCACGCTCAGTGGGCCGTAGTCTCTCTACTCCCGCCCAGCTACGCTCTTCTGAGAACCCACTGGACACCTCTGACGTTAAACCTGTGAGCCACCGCAACTACCTTGACCCAGAGCTCGAGAAAGCCATCAATGAAGTCCTGAGCTTCAAGCCAATTAAATTCAAACGCCGCAGCTTAGAAGACTCAGGTGAAGAAGAGGAGGGAGGTGGTGATCCAGGAGAGGAAGAAGATAGGAAGAGCGTCAAGAGTTTGTTGCAAGACAAGGACGATGAAGGTCTGGGCCTTAGCGGGTCCAGTATGAGACGCTCCACTTCAGGTTCTGCTGTAGATTCTGGACGTTCTGGAAGCTCAATGAGTTCCTTCAGCTCCAAGAGCAGCaaaaagaagaacaagaagaagagCAGGCGCTCTGAGTCTGACAGCTCCTCCAACGAGGGTCATACTCGGCGGCATTCCAGACAAAAAGAAAAGAGACGATCCAAAAGCTCAAGAAAGAAAGAATCTGGATCGTCCAAGTCTGAATCTGACTCTGAATCATCATCTTCAAGCTCTGCATCAACAGTTTCATACCGTAGCTCAAACAGCGTGAAGAGAAACCCAGGACAGAAAGACTCCGATGGGGGTCTGGAAAGTCCTGATGAAGAACGACCTCCaagcaaaaaagaaataaagaaacagaagaagaaaGTGGATAATCTGGTTATGAAGTATCTCTATAAGCCTGACAGTGATTAA